Proteins encoded within one genomic window of Tigriopus californicus strain San Diego chromosome 12, Tcal_SD_v2.1, whole genome shotgun sequence:
- the LOC131891806 gene encoding uncharacterized protein LOC131891806, translating into MNAPSTGPGKSEELGNLVARPIADKHQTPGAMSTGLIDDLNDNVTNLDNPTDLNLIPSRSPLFHCPKCRKTFASRFGCGVHVRKNACSMDSYCKEKHDHQLVELDVETMAVALEWFHSQEHDRFFCKESCRPSLRIFRCSQRTKKTSRVVKHTKKIYDCSAKIIFRQATLCQCEDTTTEICRNEKPRVLIYGCLSHCHPIERKNIRLSKVTKDHALNLLQSGLRHGVIIEKYFAPINDEPDHKLVVPADLYRIEKTANLHGYDHKLSEVANVSAMLLTPSFLAFNFGEKFSKTGFPHGLQDKLVETSGSFLLCYASEPMLQRFQRHPTVVAIDGTHGTNASKFIMISINVFGPRGEGIPVFQCLVQSENQAVFSVALQVLKSKVPHACAQVKILLSDTSHSFINAWRDAINSNVLWSVCHWHLEKSWTRKFTHNDMLNDIKGLRQIGGQDQFTTELLRIQTK; encoded by the exons ATGAACGCCCCTTCAACTGGCCCCGGGAAATCCGAAGAACTTGGCAATTTAGTCGCTCGGCCAATCGCCGACAAACATCAGACTCCTGGAGCCATGTCCACCGGCTTGATCGACGACCTGAACGATAATGTGACTAATCTTGACAACCCCACCGACCTCAATCTCATTCCTTCCCGATCCCCATTATTCCATTGCCCAAAGTGCAGAAAGACCTTCGCCTCTCGTTTTGGTTGCGGTGTACACGTGAGAAAAAATGCTTGCTCAATG GACTCCTATTGCAAAGAAAAGCATGATCATCAATTGGTGGAGCTGGATGTTGAGACCATGGCCGTTGCCCTGGAATGGTTTCATTCCCAGGAGCATgatcgatttttttgcaaggaaTCGTGTCGGCCCTCGCTTAGGATATTTCGATGTTCTCAAAGAACGAAAAAAACGTCCCGTGTCGTCAAACACACCAAGAAGATTTATGATTGTTCGGCCAA GATCATTTTTCGTCAAGCCACATTGTGCCAATGTGAGGATACGACTACCGAAATCTGCCGAAATGAAAAACCCAGGGTCCTTATTTATGGGTGCTTATCACATTGCCATCCCATAGAGCGGAAAAATATTCGTTTATCAAAGGTTACGAAGGACCACGCGCTCAACTTGCTGCAATCTGGGCTGCGGCATGGTGTTATCatcgaaaaatattttgcgcCCATTAATGATGAACCCGATCACAAACTCGTAGTTCCGGCCGATCTTTATCGCATTGAAAAAACAGCTAATCTACATG GTTATGACCATAAATTGTCAGAAGTTGCTAATGTCAGTGCCATGCTTTTAACCCCGTCTTTCCTGGCCTTCAATTTCGGggagaaattttcaaaaactggtTTTCCTCATGGGTTACAAGATAAATTGGTCGAGACATCAGGTTCTTTCTTATTGTGCTACGCTTCTGAACCAATGCTCCAAAGGTTTCAACGGCATCCCACCGTTGTTGCCATTGACGGCACTCATGGTACCAACGCTTCCAAATTCATTATGATTTCAATTAACGTTTTCg GTCCTCGCGGTGAAGGAATCCCCGTTTTTCAATGCTTAGTGCAAAGCGAAAACCAAGCTGTGTTTTCAGTCGCTTTACAAGTCTTGAAGTCGAAAGTTCCACATGCTTGTGCACAAGTAAAGATTTTACTAAGTGACAcgagccattcattcattaacgCTTGGCGAGACGCCATCAATTCCAATGTGCTTTGGAGTGTTTGTCACTGGCATCTTGAAAAGAGCTGGACTAGAAAATTTACTCACAATGACATGCTAAACGACATTAAAGGTCTGCGTCAAATTGGAGGACAAGATCAATTTACGACTGAATTGTTACGAATTCAAACGAAATAG